One window of the Chanos chanos chromosome 11, fChaCha1.1, whole genome shotgun sequence genome contains the following:
- the rbm47 gene encoding RNA-binding protein 47, which translates to MTAEDSASAVAMSNPSPSSNSKSAPAHSLHHSPSKVPEGVAGAPNEAALLALMERTGYGMVQENGQRKYGPPPGWQGPPPPRGCEIFVGKIPRDVYEDELVPVFETVGRIYEMRLMMDFDGKNRGYAFVMYTQKHEAKRAVRELNNYEVRPGRLLGVCGSVDNCRLFIGGIPKTKKREEILEEVSKVTEGVLDVIVYASAADKMKNRGFAFVEYESHRAAAMARRKLMPGRIQLWGHQIAVDWAEPEIDVDEDIMETVKILYVRNLMMETSEETLRQTFSQFNPGCVERVKKIRDYAFVHFISRDDAVVAMENLNGTEIEGSCIEVTLAKPVDKEQYTRYQKAAKGSAAAAAPSDSTQQSYVYQCDPYTLTYYGYPYNTLIGPNRDYFVKAGSVRGRGRAGAGNRGLGPRGSYLGGYSAGRGIYSRYHEGKTKLPEKPYELMPSLELAAVNPVGIKPGTMALPTLGAQYPVFSAPPPTAKLMEEGKMPSVEHLINPIALQHEHTAAPATAAVIPAVSTPPPFQGRPITPVYAMAHNVQRIPAAASLYGTGYVPIAAHANTAALAALQKNAAVAAAAYGGYAGYVPQAFPAATFQVPIHDVYQTY; encoded by the exons ATGACAGCAGAAGACTCTGCCTCTGCCGTCGCCATGAGTAACCCCAGTCCCTCCTCCAATTCTAAGTCTGCCCCCGCGCACTCCCTTCACCACAGCCCTTCCAAAGTCCCAGAGGGTGTGGCTGGGGCTCCAAACGAAGCAGCACTATTGGCTCTGATGGAACGGACAGGCTACGGAATGGTGCAAGAAAACGGGCAGCGAAAATATGGCCCGCCCCCTGGCTGGCAAGGCCCGCCCCCTCCGCGCGGATGCGAGATCTTCGTAGGGAAAATCCCGCGGGACGTCTACGAGGATGAGCTGGTGCCGGTTTTCGAGACGGTCGGCCGGATCTACGAGATGCGATTGATGATGGACTTTGACGGCAAGAACCGCGGCTACGCCTTCGtcatgtacacacagaaacacgagGCCAAACGTGCCGTACGGGAGCTCAATAACTACGAGGTTCGACCAGGGAGGCTGCTGGGAGTCTGCGGAAGCGTGGACAACTGTCGCCTCTTCATCGGAGGGATCCCCAAAACCAAGAAACGAGAGGAGATCCTCGAGGAGGTTTCCAAGGTCACCGAAGGCGTCCTGGACGTGATCGTGTACGCAAGCGCTGCTGATAAGATGAAGAATCGTGGCTTTGCCTTTGTAGAGTATGAATCCCATAGAGCTGCTGCCATGGCAAGACGGAAACTCATGCCTGGGCGCATACAG ctgtggGGTCACCAGATCGCAGTGGACTGGGCAGAACCTGAGATCGACGTTGATGAAGACATCATGGAAACGGTGAAGATCCTCTACGTGAGGAATCTGATGATGGAGACCAGCGAGGAGACCTTGCGCCAGACTTTCAGCCAGTTCAATCCTGGCTGCGTCGAACGAGTTAAAAAGATCCGAGACTATGCCTTCGTCCACTTCATCAGCCGAGACGACGCCGTAGTGGCCATGGAGAACCTTAACGGTACGGAGATCGAAGGCTCCTGCATCGAGGTGACCCTGGCTAAACCGGTCGATAAAGAGCAATACACAAGATACCAGAAAGCCGCCAAAggctctgctgctgctgctgcgccAAGCGACAGCACACAACAAAGCTACGTCTATCAGTGTGACCCATATACACTGACCTATTACGGATACCCCTACAACACACTCATCGGACCTAACCGGGATTACTTTGTGAAAG CAGGTTCTGTAAGAGGGCGTGGTCGTGCAGGGGCTGGTAATAGGGGCCTGGGGCCACGGGGCTCTTACCTGGGTGGTTACTCTGCTGGCAGAGGCATTTACAGCAGGTACCATGAAGGCAAGACCAAACTACCGGAAAAACCCTACGAGCTAATGCCTAGCCTGGAACTGGCAGCAGTCAATCCAGTTGGCATCAAACCAGGCACAA tGGCCTTACCAACTCTGGGTGCACAGTATCCAGTGTTTTCAGCACCACCTCCAACTGCTAAGCTGATGGAGGAGGGGAAGATGCCCTCGGTGGAGCATCTGATAAACCCAATCGCGCTACAACACGAACACACCGCTGCTCCTGCCACTGCTGCAGTTATTCCTGCTGTTTCAACACCTCCACCCTTCCAG gGTCGTCCTATCACTCCTGTGTACGCCATGGCGCATAACGTGCAGCGTATCCCCGCGGCCGCCAGTCTCTATGGCACTGGATACGTGCCCATTGCTGCTCACGCCAACACGGCCGCATTGGCGGCGCTGCAGAAGAACGCAGCCGTGGCCGCGGCGGCCTACGGGGGCTACGCCGGCTACGTCCCC